In Campylobacter vicugnae, a genomic segment contains:
- a CDS encoding GDP-mannose 4,6-dehydratase, whose amino-acid sequence MKALITGFTGQVGSQMADFLLENTDYEVIGMMRWQEPMDNVYHLSDRINKNDRISVFYADLNDYSSIQKLFETHRPDVIFHLAAQSFPKTSFDIPIETLQTNIVGTANILENIRVLKQKDGYDPVVHVCSSSEVYGRAKVGVKLNEETPFHGASPYSISKIGTDYLGRFYGEAYGIKTYVTRMGTHSGPRRSDVFFESTVAKQIALIEAGLQEPIIKVGNLSSVRTFQDCRDAIRAYYLLSVESAKGNVPCGEAFNIAGEEAFKLPEVIEILLGFSTRYDITVQEDAARLRPIDADYQMFDNTKIKSFINWKPEIPARKMFEDLLNHWRDEIRKGRIPLNR is encoded by the coding sequence ATGAAAGCTTTAATTACTGGATTTACTGGACAAGTTGGCTCTCAAATGGCTGATTTTTTACTAGAAAATACAGATTATGAAGTTATAGGTATGATGCGTTGGCAAGAGCCGATGGATAATGTTTATCACTTAAGTGATAGAATCAATAAGAATGATAGAATTAGCGTATTTTATGCCGATTTAAATGACTATTCAAGTATCCAAAAACTTTTTGAGACTCATCGTCCAGATGTTATTTTTCACTTAGCCGCACAATCTTTTCCTAAAACATCTTTTGATATTCCTATTGAAACTTTACAAACTAACATTGTAGGAACGGCTAATATTTTAGAAAATATTAGAGTTTTAAAGCAAAAAGATGGCTATGATCCAGTTGTGCATGTATGTAGCTCTAGTGAGGTATATGGTAGAGCAAAAGTAGGTGTAAAACTAAATGAAGAAACCCCATTTCACGGTGCTAGTCCATATAGCATTAGCAAAATTGGAACTGATTATTTAGGTAGATTCTATGGAGAAGCGTATGGAATAAAAACATATGTAACAAGAATGGGAACTCATAGCGGCCCAAGGCGTAGTGATGTATTTTTTGAAAGTACGGTAGCAAAGCAGATTGCACTTATTGAAGCAGGATTGCAAGAGCCAATTATAAAAGTTGGAAATCTCTCAAGTGTTAGAACATTTCAAGATTGCAGAGATGCTATTAGGGCATATTATTTGCTTTCAGTAGAGAGCGCTAAAGGTAATGTGCCTTGTGGAGAGGCATTTAATATTGCTGGAGAAGAGGCGTTTAAATTGCCTGAAGTAATTGAGATTTTACTAGGATTTTCTACTAGATATGATATTACAGTGCAAGAAGATGCTGCTAGATTAAGACCAATAGATGCTGATTATCAAATGTTTGATAATACTAAAATTAAAAGCTTTATTAATTGGAAACCAGAAATTCCAGCTAGAAAGATGTTTGAAGATTTGCTAAATCATTGGCGAGATGAGATTAGAAAAGGCCGAATTCCGTTAAATCGTTGA
- the gmd gene encoding GDP-mannose 4,6-dehydratase, translating into MAKVALITGVTGQDGAYLSEFLLSKGYEVHGIKRRSSLFNTDRVDHLFDGHHDKSRHNFHLHFGDMTDSMNLTRLISDIQPDEIYNLAAQSHVHVSFETPEYTANADALGTLRILEAVKFLNLIQKTKIYQASTSELYGKVQEIPQSETTPFYPRSPYAVAKMYAYWITVNYREAYDIFACNGILFNHESPVRGETFVTRKITRAVSKIALNLQKILYLGNLDAKRDWGHAKDYVKMMWMILQYKEAQDWVIATGKTTKIRDFVKLAFKYCGIILDFKGKEIDEVGFITKLDLERLKELNLSSKHLRIGQIVVKIDPRYFRPTEVDLLLGDPSKAERELGWKREFDLHDLVNDMMQSDLKLMHKDAFLQENGYKIMRYYE; encoded by the coding sequence ATGGCTAAAGTGGCTTTAATTACCGGCGTTACAGGACAAGATGGTGCTTATTTAAGCGAATTTTTATTAAGCAAAGGCTATGAAGTGCATGGAATTAAGCGTCGCTCATCTTTGTTTAATACCGATAGGGTTGATCATCTATTTGATGGGCATCATGATAAGAGTCGGCATAATTTTCATTTACATTTTGGCGATATGACAGATTCTATGAATTTAACACGATTAATCTCCGATATTCAACCTGATGAAATATATAATCTAGCTGCGCAAAGTCATGTGCATGTTAGCTTTGAAACACCAGAATATACAGCTAATGCTGATGCTTTAGGAACTCTTAGAATATTAGAGGCTGTGAAATTTTTAAATTTAATACAAAAAACTAAAATATATCAAGCTTCTACTTCTGAGCTATATGGAAAGGTGCAAGAAATTCCACAAAGTGAAACAACGCCATTTTATCCGCGTTCTCCATATGCAGTGGCTAAGATGTATGCTTATTGGATTACAGTAAATTATAGAGAGGCTTACGATATTTTTGCTTGTAATGGAATTTTATTTAATCATGAGAGCCCAGTAAGAGGTGAGACATTTGTAACTAGAAAAATTACAAGAGCCGTTTCAAAAATAGCACTAAATTTACAAAAAATTTTATATCTAGGTAATTTAGATGCAAAAAGAGATTGGGGTCATGCAAAAGACTATGTTAAAATGATGTGGATGATTTTACAATATAAAGAGGCACAAGATTGGGTAATTGCCACAGGTAAAACAACTAAAATTCGTGATTTTGTCAAACTTGCATTTAAATATTGTGGTATTATTTTAGACTTTAAGGGTAAAGAAATTGATGAAGTAGGCTTCATTACCAAATTAGACTTAGAACGCTTAAAAGAGCTAAATTTATCTAGTAAGCATTTAAGAATCGGACAAATAGTTGTAAAAATTGACCCCAGATATTTTAGACCTACAGAGGTTGATTTGCTGCTTGGCGATCCAAGTAAGGCTGAGCGTGAGCTAGGCTGGAAAAGAGAATTTGATTTACACGACTTAGTTAATGATATGATGCAAAGCGATTTAAAATTAATGCACAAAGATGCATTTTTGCAAGAAAATGGCTATAAAATTATGCGTTATTATGAATAA
- a CDS encoding mannose-1-phosphate guanylyltransferase/mannose-6-phosphate isomerase, producing the protein MINIILCGGNGTRLWPISRTLMPKQFLQIFNDNSLFELTFKRNASFCNKTLIVANQEQYFLAHNQLKNDNINYILEPIAKNTAAAITLAALSLPPNEIMLITPSDHLIKDIKSYKETINKGINFANDNFIVTFGIKPSCAHTGYGYIKHNDYDVIEFHEKPDLQTAQQFINKQNYLWNSGIFLFKASIFLEQMRLLSNDIYKSCLHAYNNAIKEKNLIKIPKEYMQKIPSISIDYALMEKTKKLKIIPANIEWNDVGNFDALHEEIKGDNDNFINSNNKLINCKNNFFFSSNHNKFIAGIDIENLIIVDTGDALLVTQKNSAQKVKEIYEYIKDNENLSKNPLTIYRPWGKYTILEDNQGYKIKRIEVLCGKRLSLQKHFHRNEHWIVLSGTAIVEIDGKTQLVRPNESIYIKMGQKHRLSNEGKIPVVLIEVQVGEYTKEDDIIRFDDDFGREDK; encoded by the coding sequence TAGAACATTAATGCCTAAACAATTTCTACAAATCTTTAATGATAACTCATTATTTGAATTAACATTTAAAAGGAATGCTAGTTTTTGCAATAAGACTTTAATAGTTGCTAATCAAGAACAATATTTTCTAGCTCATAATCAATTAAAAAATGATAATATTAATTACATATTGGAGCCGATAGCAAAAAATACTGCTGCTGCTATTACACTCGCAGCACTTAGTCTGCCACCAAATGAGATCATGCTTATAACGCCAAGTGATCACTTAATTAAAGATATTAAATCTTATAAAGAAACCATAAATAAAGGTATAAATTTTGCAAATGATAATTTTATAGTAACATTTGGTATTAAGCCTAGCTGCGCACATACTGGCTATGGCTATATTAAACATAATGACTATGATGTTATAGAATTTCATGAAAAACCAGATCTGCAAACAGCTCAGCAGTTTATAAATAAACAAAATTATTTATGGAATTCCGGCATATTTTTATTTAAGGCTTCTATATTTTTAGAACAGATGAGGCTATTATCAAATGATATATATAAATCTTGCCTACATGCCTATAATAATGCAATAAAAGAGAAAAATTTAATAAAAATACCTAAAGAATATATGCAAAAAATCCCATCCATAAGCATCGATTATGCACTTATGGAAAAAACCAAAAAATTAAAAATCATTCCAGCTAATATAGAGTGGAATGATGTAGGCAATTTTGATGCTTTACATGAAGAAATAAAAGGCGATAATGATAACTTTATAAACTCAAATAATAAACTCATCAATTGTAAAAATAATTTTTTCTTTAGCTCAAATCACAATAAATTCATTGCTGGGATAGATATAGAAAATCTTATTATAGTTGATACAGGCGACGCCCTTTTAGTTACTCAAAAAAATTCAGCTCAAAAAGTTAAAGAAATTTATGAATATATAAAAGATAATGAAAATTTAAGCAAAAATCCACTAACAATTTACCGACCATGGGGGAAATATACAATTTTAGAAGATAATCAAGGTTATAAAATTAAACGCATAGAAGTTCTATGCGGCAAAAGATTATCCTTGCAAAAGCATTTTCATAGAAATGAACATTGGATAGTACTCAGTGGAACAGCAATAGTAGAAATAGATGGAAAAACTCAATTAGTAAGACCAAATGAATCTATTTATATAAAAATGGGGCAAAAACATAGGCTTAGCAATGAAGGAAAAATTCCAGTAGTTCTTATAGAAGTGCAAGTAGGTGAATATACAAAAGAAGATGATATTATTAGATTTGATGATGATTTTGGAAGAGAGGATAAATAA